In Vagococcus hydrophili, one DNA window encodes the following:
- the eutM gene encoding ethanolamine utilization microcompartment protein EutM, translating to MNANALGMIETKGLVGAIEAADAMVKAANVTLIGKEQVGGGLVTVMVRGDVGAVKAATDAGAAAAERVGELLSVHVIPRPHSEVDEILPKMG from the coding sequence ATGAACGCAAACGCATTAGGAATGATCGAAACAAAAGGTTTAGTAGGAGCTATCGAAGCAGCAGATGCAATGGTGAAAGCAGCTAACGTAACATTAATTGGTAAAGAACAAGTAGGTGGCGGATTAGTAACAGTTATGGTTCGTGGTGATGTAGGTGCTGTTAAAGCGGCAACTGACGCTGGAGCTGCAGCAGCTGAACGTGTTGGAGAATTATTATCAGTTCACGTAATTCCTCGTCCACATTCAGAAGTTGACGAAATTTTACCAAAAATGGGTTAA
- the eutD gene encoding ethanolamine utilization phosphate acetyltransferase EutD, which translates to MTNENIDEIIKEVVSRLQPKRDFEVEASGRHVHLSRADIDTLFGKGYQLTKVKDLSQPGQFACKERINLIGPKGVLKNVVILGPERKESQVEISGTDALTLGVKVPVRESGDIVGTPGILMMNGMTSLQLSKGLIIAKRHVHLTEEDAWRFKVKQGEIVQVKIDGERPLIFDDVVIRVSSKFATYMHIDYDEANACGFKKGTRGTIIKKLGNWNG; encoded by the coding sequence ATTACAAATGAAAATATTGATGAAATCATCAAAGAAGTCGTATCAAGATTGCAACCTAAACGTGATTTTGAAGTGGAAGCAAGTGGTCGTCACGTCCATTTATCTCGCGCCGACATTGATACATTATTTGGAAAAGGCTATCAATTGACTAAAGTCAAAGACTTGTCTCAACCAGGCCAATTTGCCTGTAAGGAACGGATTAATTTAATCGGTCCTAAAGGTGTCCTTAAAAATGTTGTCATTTTAGGCCCTGAAAGAAAAGAATCTCAAGTAGAGATTTCTGGAACAGACGCTTTAACACTAGGTGTGAAAGTACCTGTCAGAGAAAGTGGCGATATTGTTGGCACTCCAGGTATTCTGATGATGAACGGAATGACAAGTTTACAATTATCAAAAGGATTGATTATTGCTAAGCGTCATGTCCATTTAACAGAAGAAGATGCGTGGCGTTTTAAAGTCAAACAAGGAGAAATCGTTCAAGTTAAAATTGACGGCGAACGTCCACTTATTTTTGATGATGTGGTGATTCGTGTGAGTTCTAAATTTGCGACCTATATGCACATTGATTACGATGAAGCCAATGCATGTGGCTTTAAAAAAGGAACCAGAGGAACAATCATTAAGAAATTAGGTAATTGGAATGGATAA
- a CDS encoding EutN/CcmL family microcompartment protein: MLIGTVSGSLWATRKNENLSGLKFLLVDIEEKSPDVPTKTIVAADTEGAGFGDVVLVTTGGSARVALGSSEVPVDAAIVGIIDSVERNQ; this comes from the coding sequence ATGTTAATTGGAACGGTATCAGGTAGTCTTTGGGCAACTCGCAAAAATGAAAATTTGAGTGGCTTAAAATTTTTATTAGTAGACATTGAAGAAAAATCACCAGATGTACCCACAAAAACAATCGTAGCAGCTGATACTGAAGGTGCTGGCTTTGGCGATGTTGTCTTAGTGACAACAGGTGGTTCTGCTAGGGTGGCTCTAGGCTCATCTGAAGTTCCAGTTGATGCGGCAATTGTTGGTATTATCGATTCTGTTGAAAGAAATCAGTAG
- the eutH gene encoding ethanolamine utilization protein EutH — protein sequence MSINEIIMYIIAFFMVLGGIDYVLGNKFNLGNQFEEGIMAMGALTLSMVGIITLAPILANILKPIVVPIYTALGADPAMFATTLLANDMGGYTLAMEMAQTPEAGLFAGTILGAMMGPTIVFTIPVALGIIKKEDQKYLATGVLSGMVTIPIGAFVGGLVAGFEVKMLIMNLIPIVIVAALVMVGLLLIPDGMIKGFTYFGKGVVIIAIIGLVLGALQQLVGITVIEGIAPVSEGIEVVGGIALTLAGAFVLVQVITRVFKKPLMGLGKVLGMNETSAAGLVATLANNIAMFQTMKDMDERGKIINVAFAVSASFVLGDHLGFTAGVAKEMIFPMIVGKLVGGITAIAVAIFMANKTMKKAEATKEVA from the coding sequence ATGAGTATTAATGAAATTATTATGTATATTATTGCATTCTTCATGGTTTTAGGCGGAATTGATTACGTTTTAGGTAATAAATTCAATCTAGGTAACCAATTTGAAGAAGGTATTATGGCAATGGGAGCTTTAACTTTATCAATGGTGGGGATTATTACTTTAGCTCCAATCTTAGCAAATATTTTAAAACCAATCGTTGTGCCAATTTATACAGCGCTAGGAGCAGATCCAGCAATGTTTGCAACGACTTTATTAGCAAACGATATGGGTGGTTATACACTAGCTATGGAAATGGCTCAAACGCCAGAAGCAGGACTTTTTGCGGGAACTATTTTAGGTGCCATGATGGGACCTACAATTGTTTTCACGATTCCAGTAGCATTAGGAATCATTAAAAAAGAAGACCAAAAATATTTAGCAACAGGTGTTTTATCAGGAATGGTTACTATTCCAATCGGAGCTTTTGTGGGTGGTTTAGTGGCAGGCTTTGAAGTTAAGATGCTTATCATGAACTTAATCCCAATCGTTATCGTAGCAGCTTTGGTTATGGTGGGCTTATTATTAATTCCAGATGGTATGATCAAAGGTTTCACTTACTTTGGTAAAGGTGTGGTTATCATCGCTATCATCGGTTTAGTATTAGGTGCACTGCAACAATTAGTTGGTATTACAGTGATTGAAGGCATCGCCCCAGTTTCAGAAGGTATCGAAGTAGTCGGTGGGATTGCTTTAACATTAGCTGGAGCATTTGTATTAGTTCAAGTGATTACACGTGTCTTCAAGAAACCTTTAATGGGCTTAGGTAAAGTCTTAGGTATGAACGAAACATCTGCAGCAGGTTTAGTAGCAACTCTAGCAAACAACATTGCTATGTTCCAAACAATGAAAGACATGGACGAACGTGGAAAAATTATTAACGTGGCATTTGCTGTATCAGCGTCATTTGTTTTAGGTGACCACTTAGGCTTTACAGCTGGTGTTGCTAAAGAGATGATTTTCCCAATGATCGTTGGTAAATTAGTTGGTGGTATTACAGCGATTGCTGTGGCAATTTTTATGGCAAACAAAACAATGAAAAAAGCAGAAGCAACTAAAGAGGTGGCTTAA
- a CDS encoding cupin domain-containing protein — MDDNQKSIIESVVRQVLMEKMSGLSQLTKNVDPSGVLSVKLPLLEVNEDDRLDTGTPSDVVYCKDLVTLEESPRLGCGLMVMKDTTFDWTLEYDEVDYVIEGTLTVIVDGRRISAGPGEILFVPKSSSIQFSVEGDARFVYVTYPADWASQ; from the coding sequence ATGGATGATAATCAAAAAAGTATTATTGAAAGCGTTGTTCGCCAAGTCTTAATGGAAAAAATGAGCGGACTCTCTCAATTAACTAAAAATGTTGACCCAAGTGGTGTTTTATCAGTTAAGTTACCACTTTTAGAAGTAAATGAAGATGATCGTTTAGATACAGGAACACCTAGTGATGTGGTTTATTGTAAAGACCTTGTGACTTTAGAAGAAAGCCCACGTTTAGGCTGTGGACTAATGGTAATGAAAGATACAACTTTCGACTGGACACTTGAGTATGATGAAGTTGACTATGTTATCGAAGGAACATTAACGGTGATTGTTGATGGACGTCGAATTTCTGCTGGTCCTGGAGAAATTCTATTTGTACCAAAAAGCAGTAGTATTCAATTTTCAGTTGAAGGGGATGCAAGATTCGTCTATGTGACGTATCCGGCAGACTGGGCATCACAATAA
- the eutJ gene encoding ethanolamine utilization protein EutJ, which translates to MVDLKQVNQVLQEFNEIVNTKKYRPFDKNKTLKVGVDLGTSSIVLAILDEQNKPIYGSFEYAEVVRDGLVVNYIQAVQIVTKLVHEAEEILGVELTEAATAVPPGTLGNDFKVVSNVLESAGLNVTTVVDEPSAAARLLDLEKGAVIDVGGGTTGISIIEDHTVVKTIDEPTGGTHMSLVLAGYHKVPVPEAELIKRDRSRESETFMIIKPVVDKMANITKQFLETYPIEPLFVVGGASFFDDFSKVFSKYLGKEVLRPDYPQFVTPIGIAIASEKE; encoded by the coding sequence ATGGTTGATTTAAAACAAGTGAATCAGGTACTACAAGAATTTAATGAGATCGTAAATACTAAAAAATATCGCCCTTTTGACAAGAATAAAACACTAAAAGTTGGCGTGGATTTAGGAACTTCTTCGATTGTTTTGGCTATTTTGGATGAACAAAATAAGCCGATTTATGGAAGTTTTGAATATGCGGAGGTAGTTAGAGATGGCTTAGTAGTGAACTACATTCAAGCAGTTCAAATTGTGACGAAGTTAGTTCATGAAGCTGAAGAAATACTTGGCGTTGAATTAACAGAAGCTGCAACGGCTGTTCCACCTGGTACATTAGGGAATGATTTTAAAGTCGTTTCTAATGTGTTAGAATCTGCTGGCTTAAATGTAACGACTGTTGTTGATGAACCATCAGCAGCAGCTCGTTTACTTGATTTAGAAAAAGGTGCTGTTATTGATGTGGGTGGTGGTACAACGGGGATTAGTATTATTGAAGATCATACTGTTGTTAAAACGATTGATGAGCCAACTGGTGGGACACACATGTCCTTAGTTTTAGCTGGCTATCATAAAGTACCAGTGCCAGAAGCAGAATTAATTAAGCGAGATCGAAGCCGTGAGTCAGAAACCTTTATGATCATTAAACCAGTAGTGGATAAAATGGCGAATATTACAAAACAGTTTCTTGAAACCTATCCAATCGAACCTTTATTTGTTGTTGGTGGCGCCAGTTTCTTCGATGATTTTTCGAAAGTCTTTTCTAAGTATCTAGGAAAAGAAGTGCTTAGACCTGACTACCCTCAATTTGTAACACCAATTGGTATTGCCATTGCGAGTGAAAAAGAGTAG
- a CDS encoding GNAT family N-acetyltransferase, which yields MISEVKKLSVDDLDECVATFKDASLNQAYAGQVIDWIKTGLSHNELWGALTNTGELIGIMWIEEKGFFHEYPYLALICVKDSYQGKGLGTFLLSIYEAIGRALNKKKITLMVGDFNVNAKRLYESVGYQEIGKVPSAYMPNIAEFIMLKELD from the coding sequence ATGATTTCAGAAGTAAAAAAATTATCGGTCGATGATTTAGATGAGTGTGTTGCAACCTTTAAAGATGCCTCTTTAAATCAAGCCTATGCTGGTCAAGTGATTGATTGGATAAAAACTGGATTAAGTCATAATGAGTTATGGGGTGCGTTAACTAATACAGGCGAACTCATAGGAATCATGTGGATAGAAGAAAAAGGCTTTTTTCACGAGTATCCATATCTTGCTTTAATATGTGTGAAAGATTCTTATCAAGGCAAGGGATTAGGTACTTTTTTACTAAGTATCTATGAAGCAATTGGTAGAGCCTTGAATAAGAAGAAAATAACACTTATGGTAGGCGATTTCAATGTGAATGCTAAAAGGTTATATGAATCTGTAGGATATCAAGAAATTGGTAAAGTTCCTTCAGCGTACATGCCGAATATTGCTGAATTTATTATGTTAAAAGAGTTAGATTAG
- a CDS encoding ECF transporter S component, with translation MNKKTKEMTLIALMIALSILGANIKLLGSIALDSFPAFISTIILGPGVGMMVAFFGHMVSAMLSGFPSTLPIHLMIATMMMLCVFVYGYIRKKYSRYPVMSKVVSIAVAFIINVPLDLLLLYPFLKEVVFVLFVPLTIATFANLFLTEVVYACLPSKIKNYSKIQQDMKGH, from the coding sequence ATGAACAAAAAAACAAAAGAAATGACGTTGATTGCATTGATGATTGCACTGAGCATTCTAGGAGCAAATATTAAATTACTTGGCTCGATTGCACTGGATTCTTTTCCGGCTTTTATTTCTACAATTATTTTAGGGCCAGGAGTTGGAATGATGGTTGCTTTCTTTGGTCATATGGTTTCAGCAATGTTATCAGGATTTCCTAGTACCTTACCAATTCATTTGATGATTGCAACCATGATGATGCTATGTGTCTTTGTATATGGTTACATTAGAAAAAAATACAGTCGGTACCCAGTGATGTCTAAAGTGGTTTCAATTGCAGTAGCCTTTATAATTAATGTTCCTCTAGACTTACTTTTACTATATCCATTCTTAAAAGAAGTTGTTTTTGTATTATTTGTACCTCTAACAATTGCAACATTTGCTAATCTATTTTTAACAGAAGTTGTGTATGCTTGTTTACCTTCTAAAATAAAAAATTATTCTAAAATCCAACAAGATATGAAAGGACATTAA
- the cobD gene encoding threonine-phosphate decarboxylase CobD, whose amino-acid sequence MVGPHGGNVKELTELYQLSEQSIIDFSANINPLGVSKKLKEEINNKFDQVLHYPDLRYKELKNLIAKHHEVKSEEIFLGNGAAEAIYALASALDSEKVLVLAPTFSEYEDAFAHKLTDIRYFKTESTDFSVNMDDLISAIKQENVDTICLCNPNNPTGKLIEKKEIKRLLAYCDEHNIRLIVDEAFMDFLPKEESLTSELAENQHLFIIRSLTKIFAIPGLRLGYLLTSNESVMIKLNQRAIPWRINCFAEIAGKVSLEDEEYLKESLSYIETERKFLEENLKKISDITLFSSTVNFIFFNCSKYSYLQKDLLEKGILIRDCSNYQGLSDYYFRIAVRSHAENEVLVKVFEEYFYGENNS is encoded by the coding sequence ATGGTCGGACCTCACGGTGGTAATGTTAAAGAACTAACTGAGTTATATCAATTATCAGAACAATCAATCATTGATTTTAGTGCCAATATCAATCCATTAGGTGTATCGAAAAAGCTTAAAGAAGAGATAAATAATAAATTTGATCAGGTACTTCATTATCCAGATTTAAGATATAAAGAATTAAAAAATCTTATTGCTAAGCATCATGAAGTTAAATCAGAGGAGATATTTTTAGGTAATGGTGCAGCAGAAGCAATCTATGCTTTAGCAAGTGCTTTGGATTCAGAAAAAGTCTTAGTGCTAGCTCCCACATTTTCTGAATATGAAGATGCTTTTGCTCATAAATTAACAGATATTCGTTACTTTAAAACTGAAAGTACTGATTTTTCAGTCAATATGGATGATTTAATATCTGCTATTAAGCAAGAAAATGTAGACACGATTTGTCTATGTAATCCTAATAATCCTACTGGAAAACTAATAGAGAAAAAAGAAATTAAGCGTTTGTTAGCGTACTGCGACGAACATAATATACGCTTAATCGTAGACGAAGCTTTCATGGATTTTTTACCTAAAGAAGAATCTTTAACGAGTGAATTAGCAGAAAATCAGCATTTATTTATTATTAGATCATTAACGAAAATTTTTGCTATTCCTGGCTTGCGTCTAGGTTATTTACTAACAAGTAATGAAAGTGTCATGATCAAACTAAATCAAAGAGCGATTCCGTGGCGGATTAATTGCTTTGCAGAAATAGCGGGAAAAGTTTCTTTAGAAGATGAAGAATATCTAAAAGAAAGTCTTTCTTATATTGAAACAGAACGAAAATTTTTAGAAGAAAACCTAAAAAAAATATCAGACATAACATTGTTTAGTAGTACGGTTAATTTCATATTCTTTAATTGTTCCAAGTATAGTTATCTGCAAAAGGATTTATTAGAAAAGGGCATATTAATCCGTGATTGTTCAAACTATCAAGGGCTTTCTGATTATTATTTCAGAATTGCTGTTAGAAGTCATGCTGAAAACGAAGTACTAGTAAAAGTATTTGAGGAGTATTTCTATGGAGAAAATAACAGTTAG
- a CDS encoding cobyrinate a,c-diamide synthase, whose product MKKIMVSAASSGSGKTTVTLGLLEALKRRNLDVQPFKVGPDYVDTKYHSRITENSSRNLDSFLIQNKETIKYLFDKQASQVDIAVIEGVMGLFDGFGIDKDCCSSSAMAKDLNAPVLLVVDGKSASTSISAVVKGFEEFDSDLKIQGVIVNNIASENHFSLVKGAIEKYTKATVYGYLRKNRTFALPSRQLGLVPDNEIDNVMGIIGLIADSLEETVDIDRLLSDLVDEDVQQINFPFELVPSNQSIKIAIAKDDAFHFYYPDNLELLEKIGAEIIEFSPMRDKELPQADFYYFGGGYPEEFAKELSENKEMRESVLKAHEACKPILAECGGLMYLGTSLKIAEDSFPMVGIFEGQSEMTSRLKRFGYCYGVLKEDCLLGKKGDKVYGHEFHHSIFETSEETAMLMEKKRDGKLISSWEGGYQKNNTFASYLHLHFFQSEPFIYQLVNSIHVQEDET is encoded by the coding sequence ATGAAGAAAATCATGGTGAGTGCGGCATCTAGCGGTTCAGGAAAAACCACTGTCACTTTAGGTTTATTAGAAGCTTTGAAGAGGCGAAATTTAGATGTTCAACCGTTTAAAGTGGGACCAGATTATGTAGATACTAAATATCATAGTCGTATCACAGAAAATTCATCGAGAAACTTAGATTCGTTTTTAATTCAGAATAAAGAGACGATTAAATATTTGTTTGATAAACAGGCAAGTCAAGTTGATATAGCAGTGATTGAAGGTGTGATGGGATTGTTTGATGGCTTTGGCATAGATAAGGATTGTTGTTCAAGTTCTGCTATGGCAAAAGACTTAAACGCACCTGTTCTACTTGTTGTGGACGGTAAATCAGCATCCACCTCGATTTCAGCGGTTGTTAAAGGCTTTGAGGAATTTGATTCAGATTTAAAAATTCAAGGAGTGATTGTCAATAATATCGCGTCTGAAAATCATTTTAGTTTAGTTAAAGGAGCGATAGAAAAATACACGAAGGCAACAGTGTATGGCTATCTACGGAAAAATCGAACCTTTGCTCTTCCTTCGCGTCAATTAGGCTTAGTACCAGATAATGAGATTGATAATGTCATGGGAATTATTGGTTTAATTGCAGACAGTTTGGAGGAGACCGTTGATATTGATCGTTTACTGTCAGATTTAGTAGATGAAGACGTGCAGCAAATCAACTTTCCTTTTGAGTTAGTACCGAGCAATCAATCTATTAAGATTGCCATTGCTAAAGACGATGCCTTTCATTTTTATTATCCAGATAATTTAGAGTTATTAGAAAAAATAGGTGCTGAAATTATTGAATTTAGCCCGATGAGAGATAAAGAATTACCTCAAGCTGATTTTTACTATTTTGGTGGTGGCTACCCAGAAGAATTTGCGAAAGAATTATCAGAAAACAAAGAGATGCGTGAGTCTGTTTTAAAAGCTCATGAAGCTTGTAAACCTATTTTAGCTGAATGTGGTGGGTTAATGTATTTAGGAACTTCCTTAAAAATCGCGGAGGATAGCTTTCCAATGGTTGGAATTTTTGAAGGTCAGAGTGAGATGACTTCGAGATTAAAACGTTTTGGTTATTGTTACGGTGTGTTAAAAGAGGACTGCTTACTTGGTAAAAAAGGGGATAAAGTTTACGGACATGAGTTTCATCATTCTATTTTTGAAACGTCTGAAGAAACAGCCATGTTAATGGAGAAAAAAAGAGATGGCAAGCTTATCTCTTCATGGGAAGGTGGTTATCAAAAAAATAATACTTTTGCTAGTTACTTGCACTTACATTTCTTTCAAAGTGAACCATTTATTTATCAACTTGTTAATTCGATACATGTTCAGGAGGACGAGACATGA
- the cbiB gene encoding adenosylcobinamide-phosphate synthase CbiB — protein sequence MTIILIILAFVLDLLIGDPYHWPHPVKVIGNYINLFQKDFVKPTDSSKKKYVLGGFLWLSTVIFAYLATWILIVVAFNINAYLGMAVFVYLAYTTLATKSLAKEGKKIIKTLENGTIEEARYQVSMIVGRDTSELTREEIAKATVETIAENTSDGVIAPMIFLFIGGPPLAMAYKAVNTLDSMVGYLTPKYKEIGYVSAKMDDLWNLIPARISFLLIALSSVLLNMNPKNTFMIGFRDRKNHKSPNGGYLEAPAAGALGIQLGGSHVYHGVEIYKPTIGEALKEVDSGDILKMNQLLYCSAILGLVLFSMILFLIQR from the coding sequence ATGACCATCATCCTGATTATTTTAGCCTTTGTTTTAGATTTACTAATAGGAGATCCTTATCACTGGCCTCATCCGGTCAAAGTCATTGGCAATTATATTAATTTATTTCAAAAAGATTTTGTCAAACCAACGGATTCATCGAAGAAAAAATATGTATTAGGTGGCTTTTTATGGCTAAGTACGGTGATCTTTGCTTATTTAGCAACTTGGATTTTGATCGTCGTCGCCTTTAATATCAACGCTTATCTTGGAATGGCAGTGTTTGTTTACCTAGCCTATACCACTTTAGCCACCAAATCTTTGGCTAAAGAAGGTAAAAAGATCATTAAAACCCTTGAAAATGGCACGATTGAAGAAGCTAGATATCAAGTCTCAATGATTGTCGGTAGAGATACGAGTGAGTTAACAAGAGAAGAGATTGCTAAAGCTACCGTTGAGACGATTGCTGAGAACACATCGGATGGTGTGATTGCCCCAATGATTTTCTTGTTTATTGGAGGACCACCTTTAGCGATGGCTTATAAGGCGGTGAACACACTAGATTCAATGGTGGGTTATTTGACACCTAAGTACAAAGAAATTGGTTATGTCTCAGCGAAGATGGATGATCTCTGGAATTTGATTCCTGCCCGAATCAGTTTTTTATTGATAGCTCTGAGTAGCGTGTTACTTAATATGAATCCTAAAAATACATTTATGATTGGCTTTAGAGATCGTAAGAATCATAAAAGTCCTAATGGGGGTTATTTAGAAGCACCCGCTGCTGGTGCATTAGGAATTCAGCTAGGTGGAAGTCATGTGTATCACGGTGTAGAAATCTACAAACCAACTATTGGGGAAGCTTTAAAAGAAGTTGATAGTGGTGATATTTTAAAAATGAATCAACTATTGTATTGTTCAGCGATACTAGGTTTAGTGTTGTTTTCAATGATTTTATTTCTGATTCAACGATAA
- a CDS encoding cobalt-precorrin-8 methylmutase: MNYMKDPKGIETESFVIIQDTIDEINPEYRFKNKTEEMIIKRAIHTSADFDYLENLQFTHDVIEAMNAFFKNGKGTIYTDTTMALSGINKRVLDKLNISYKCFISDPEIVKIAKEKQITRSMAAIEHASTLEGDKVFVIGNAPTAIYKILEMVQAKELDIKAVVGAPVGFVGAEESKEALFESDIPAIVARGRKGGSNVAAAIINAIIYQLDVE, translated from the coding sequence ATGAACTATATGAAAGACCCTAAAGGAATCGAAACAGAAAGCTTTGTTATTATCCAAGATACGATTGATGAAATAAATCCTGAATATCGTTTTAAAAATAAAACAGAAGAAATGATTATCAAAAGAGCGATTCATACAAGTGCAGATTTTGATTATTTAGAAAATTTACAATTCACACATGATGTGATTGAAGCAATGAACGCCTTTTTCAAAAACGGAAAAGGCACGATTTATACAGATACAACCATGGCTTTAAGCGGTATCAACAAACGAGTTTTGGATAAATTAAATATCTCTTACAAGTGTTTTATTTCAGATCCTGAAATCGTCAAAATAGCCAAAGAAAAACAAATCACACGTTCCATGGCAGCCATTGAACACGCCAGCACTTTAGAAGGAGACAAAGTATTTGTGATTGGGAATGCTCCAACGGCGATTTATAAAATACTAGAAATGGTTCAAGCAAAAGAACTAGATATTAAAGCTGTAGTGGGAGCACCTGTTGGATTTGTGGGAGCCGAAGAATCAAAAGAGGCTTTATTTGAAAGTGATATTCCAGCGATTGTAGCACGAGGACGTAAAGGTGGTAGTAATGTAGCTGCTGCCATTATTAATGCAATTATTTATCAATTGGACGTGGAATAA